One genomic window of Tatumella citrea includes the following:
- the flhD gene encoding flagellar transcriptional regulator FlhD, whose translation MNTVSLVKHIYDINLSYLLLAQQLISQDKTSAMFRLGIDEPMANKLAELTLPGLVKLAETNQLICKLRFMDYTIIQRLTRESRVDDMQQIHTGIMLASELLQSVS comes from the coding sequence ATGAATACAGTTAGTCTGGTGAAACATATTTACGACATTAATCTTTCATATTTACTTTTGGCCCAGCAGTTAATTAGCCAGGATAAAACTTCAGCGATGTTTCGTCTGGGAATCGACGAACCAATGGCGAATAAACTGGCTGAACTGACGCTACCAGGTTTAGTCAAACTTGCAGAAACTAACCAGTTAATATGCAAACTACGGTTTATGGATTACACTATTATTCAACGTCTGACCCGTGAGTCGAGAGTAGATGATATGCAGCAAATTCATACCGGAATTATGCTGGCCAGTGAACTCCTGCAATCAGTTTCTTAG
- a CDS encoding class-II fumarase/aspartase family protein, with the protein MRGNQSSVFDSELYSSLFTQPEMKTIWSDSHLIECWLTFETTLAAVQAELEIIPEQAALDIATACQTLVPDWDRLSTETRLVGMPVKPLIDQIADAGSELVKKYLHWGSTTQDLLDSGLAMRLKQSLQLLRRQLVQLGELLKQMASQHRNTVMVARTNAVDASATSWGLQVSSYLAELTRHIYRLDNLYPVAITGMYGGAVGNLSSCGAGGIEVRNRLMERLGLTCPSGMLNASQDHVTEVIQFYGLVHGTLCRIANDVETQGRASIGELREGEEGGGSSAMPHKTNPRASNMIQTLSRMGWMYAAGAPNLLDQQDVRSASMRVLNWSLAPEASLCLSTSLQRAVGLISHLVVDKQQMRHNFSASHNFVLSESVSMKLAEKTGRQAAYDLVKNLLKHEDGSRDLLSAVLACHEIREILSESEIREACQPESWLGSNDLLIDEAIVAFDHQKQKAGT; encoded by the coding sequence ATGCGTGGTAACCAAAGTTCAGTGTTTGATTCAGAACTCTATTCATCTCTGTTCACGCAACCGGAGATGAAAACTATCTGGTCGGACAGCCATCTGATTGAGTGCTGGCTGACATTTGAGACAACTCTGGCGGCGGTACAGGCTGAGCTGGAGATTATTCCTGAACAGGCAGCTCTGGATATTGCCACGGCCTGTCAGACTCTGGTTCCCGACTGGGATCGCCTGTCGACTGAGACCCGACTGGTGGGCATGCCGGTTAAACCACTGATTGATCAGATTGCCGATGCCGGAAGTGAACTGGTAAAAAAATATCTGCACTGGGGGTCAACCACCCAGGATCTGTTGGATAGCGGGTTGGCAATGCGCCTGAAACAGTCACTTCAGTTGCTGCGTCGCCAACTGGTACAGCTTGGAGAGTTACTTAAACAGATGGCCAGCCAGCACCGTAATACAGTGATGGTTGCCCGGACCAATGCTGTTGATGCCTCGGCGACCAGCTGGGGATTACAGGTCAGCAGTTATCTGGCTGAACTGACACGACACATTTACCGGCTGGATAATCTTTATCCGGTGGCAATTACCGGGATGTACGGCGGTGCAGTTGGTAATCTTTCTTCCTGTGGTGCCGGAGGTATTGAAGTACGTAACCGGTTAATGGAGAGGCTGGGGCTGACATGTCCTTCCGGAATGCTGAATGCCAGTCAGGACCATGTGACGGAAGTTATTCAGTTTTATGGTTTAGTCCACGGCACACTGTGTCGGATAGCCAACGATGTTGAAACTCAGGGAAGAGCTTCGATTGGCGAGCTCCGTGAAGGTGAAGAAGGTGGGGGATCCAGTGCTATGCCCCATAAGACAAATCCCCGCGCCAGTAACATGATTCAGACCTTATCCAGAATGGGCTGGATGTATGCCGCAGGCGCGCCGAATTTGCTCGATCAACAGGATGTTCGCTCAGCATCGATGCGGGTGCTTAACTGGAGTCTGGCCCCTGAGGCTTCATTATGCCTGTCTACCAGTTTGCAACGGGCTGTCGGACTAATCAGTCATCTGGTGGTGGATAAGCAACAGATGCGGCATAATTTTTCGGCATCACATAATTTTGTTTTGTCTGAATCAGTATCGATGAAGCTGGCGGAAAAAACAGGTCGCCAGGCCGCCTATGATTTAGTAAAAAATCTGCTCAAACATGAAGATGGCTCAAGAGACTTACTGAGTGCAGTGCTGGCTTGTCATGAAATTCGCGAAATACTCAGCGAATCTGAAATCCGCGAGGCCTGCCAGCCGGAATCATGGCTGGGGAGTAATGATCTGTTAATAGATGAAGCAATTGTCGCTTTTGATCATCAAAAACAGAAGGCCGGAACTTAA
- the otsB gene encoding trehalose-phosphatase, protein MNPGENAFFFDVDGTLASLQPTPELVTVPADVCNNLQLLFQKSCGAVAIISGRPLIQIDQLLAPALLPAAGVHGAERRDNHGIVNRMMPEAELLTEAERQLKQGIADLPGVRLEKKGIAFALHYRQARNFAEQTEALARQVVSQIPALTLIAGKCVVELKPSNIDKGKAIEEFMQTSPFHGRIPVFLGDDLTDERGFSIVNSLGGISVKIGQGKTLAKYRLESTTEVHQWIASMLNAGVQAAPAIDQYKEST, encoded by the coding sequence ATGAATCCCGGAGAAAATGCTTTTTTCTTTGATGTAGACGGAACCCTGGCATCGCTACAGCCAACACCCGAGCTGGTGACGGTACCGGCTGACGTCTGCAACAACCTGCAGTTATTGTTTCAGAAATCCTGCGGGGCGGTTGCCATTATTTCCGGCCGGCCGTTAATTCAGATTGATCAACTACTGGCCCCGGCGCTACTGCCAGCCGCAGGGGTTCACGGCGCGGAGCGCAGAGATAATCACGGCATAGTTAACCGGATGATGCCCGAAGCTGAGTTGCTGACAGAAGCTGAGCGGCAACTAAAACAAGGAATTGCAGACTTACCCGGTGTCCGGCTGGAAAAAAAGGGTATCGCGTTTGCTTTGCATTACCGCCAGGCCCGGAATTTTGCTGAACAAACAGAAGCACTGGCCCGTCAGGTTGTCAGCCAGATACCCGCGCTGACTCTGATCGCGGGTAAATGTGTGGTCGAACTGAAACCTTCCAACATTGATAAAGGAAAAGCGATTGAAGAATTTATGCAAACCTCGCCATTCCACGGCCGGATTCCGGTGTTTCTGGGAGATGACCTGACGGACGAACGGGGGTTCAGTATTGTCAACAGCCTCGGAGGGATTTCTGTCAAAATTGGCCAGGGTAAAACACTGGCAAAATATCGGCTGGAGAGCACAACTGAGGTTCATCAGTGGATAGCCAGCATGCTAAATGCCGGTGTTCAGGCAGCTCCGGCAATTGATCAATATAAGGAGTCAACCTGA
- a CDS encoding NAD(P)/FAD-dependent oxidoreductase yields MTLQKSRTLPHLLVIGGGTAGIGVIASLKKRLRNLQITVVDPSENHYYQPGWTLVGGGLYDYLKTVRPLREVLPSDVSWVQESVTAIDPVNKLVTTGSGKQMHYDFLVVACGVVLRWDKIEGLEETLGRNGVTSNYRPGLAPYTWQLASNLSTGNAIFCQPMTPFKCAGAPQKALYLSCEHWQKKGVLSNINVSFNVAGKAIFSVPYFIPILKSYLDRYTATVSYSSELIKVDGDKQLATFRISDEGQPDREETYPFDMLHAVPPQTPPVFIADSGLANSDGWCDVDQNTLQHQKYPEIFALGDCCSAPASKTAAAARKQIVVVAENLRNVIQGDSSRTHYDGYGSCPLTVARGRVVLAEYGYQNKLLPTFAGEPARASRFAWFLTARFLPFFYWRGMLKGVEWFARSKPEKQ; encoded by the coding sequence ATGACACTCCAGAAATCCCGCACGTTACCTCACCTGCTGGTGATTGGAGGAGGAACGGCCGGAATCGGTGTGATAGCAAGCCTGAAAAAGCGCCTCAGGAATCTGCAGATTACCGTCGTTGATCCTTCAGAAAATCACTACTATCAGCCAGGCTGGACCCTGGTGGGTGGCGGACTTTATGATTATCTGAAAACAGTCCGGCCACTGCGCGAAGTTCTGCCTTCGGATGTCAGTTGGGTTCAGGAAAGTGTCACTGCCATTGATCCTGTGAATAAACTGGTCACTACCGGGTCGGGTAAACAGATGCACTATGACTTTCTGGTGGTCGCCTGCGGGGTTGTATTACGCTGGGACAAAATCGAAGGGCTGGAAGAAACTCTGGGTCGCAATGGTGTGACTTCAAATTACCGGCCAGGTCTGGCGCCCTATACCTGGCAGCTGGCGAGCAATCTTTCCACCGGTAACGCCATCTTTTGTCAGCCCATGACGCCCTTCAAATGTGCGGGTGCACCGCAGAAAGCGCTGTATCTCTCCTGCGAACACTGGCAAAAAAAAGGGGTGCTCAGCAATATCAATGTCAGCTTTAATGTGGCCGGAAAAGCCATTTTCAGCGTCCCTTATTTTATCCCGATTCTTAAATCGTACCTGGATCGTTATACTGCCACCGTCAGTTACTCGTCTGAACTGATCAAAGTTGACGGTGATAAACAACTGGCCACCTTCCGTATCAGCGATGAAGGCCAGCCAGACCGCGAAGAAACCTATCCGTTTGATATGTTGCACGCCGTTCCCCCACAGACGCCACCGGTTTTTATTGCCGACAGTGGCCTTGCCAACTCAGATGGCTGGTGCGATGTCGACCAGAACACACTGCAACACCAAAAATATCCGGAGATTTTTGCTCTGGGCGACTGTTGCTCGGCCCCGGCATCAAAAACAGCTGCCGCAGCACGTAAGCAAATAGTGGTAGTCGCCGAAAATTTACGTAATGTCATTCAGGGGGATTCCTCCCGTACCCATTACGATGGATATGGTTCCTGCCCTTTGACTGTTGCAAGAGGTCGGGTGGTACTGGCTGAGTATGGTTATCAAAACAAACTGCTGCCCACATTTGCGGGTGAACCTGCGCGCGCCAGTCGCTTCGCCTGGTTCCTGACCGCGCGGTTTCTGCCATTTTTCTACTGGCGCGGCATGCTAAAAGGCGTTGAATGGTTTGCCCGAAGCAAACCTGAAAAGCAGTAA
- the otsA gene encoding alpha,alpha-trehalose-phosphate synthase yields MGRLVVVSNRIVLPVGGKASAGGLAVGILDALKHSGGVWFGWNGEIAEISGEEEPLEVMVSDGITYASFSLDQNDYDLYYTQYSNAVIWPAFHYRLDLVDYQRTAWEGYCRVNKLLAQRLQPLLESQDIIWAHDYHLMPLADELRKLGNQQPVGFFLHIPFPAPEVFTALPDHQQIMQMLCAYDLLGFQTEGDKQSFLSSLAQLTPLTPTPDGRWQAYGKTFSVGHYPIGIEPEAIRQLASGPLPPKIAAIRNSLGEAKNIIACERLDYSKGLPERFQAYEEFLENYPQHRGRIRFTQIAPTSRGEVQAYQKIRQQLESEAGRINGKYGTLSWTPLYYLNQHFDRRLLMKIFRLTDIALVTPLRDGMNLVAKEYVAAQDADDPGVLILSRFAGAADELSGALIVNPYDRGEVAAAINQATTMPLDERRERYQQMMSVLTLQTIDRWRDRFLHDLKQLADETK; encoded by the coding sequence ATGGGCAGATTAGTTGTGGTATCAAACCGTATTGTCCTGCCAGTGGGAGGAAAAGCCAGTGCTGGTGGTCTGGCAGTCGGAATACTGGATGCCCTTAAACATAGTGGCGGGGTATGGTTCGGCTGGAACGGAGAGATTGCCGAAATTTCCGGAGAGGAAGAGCCGCTGGAGGTGATGGTCAGTGACGGGATTACTTATGCGTCCTTCAGTCTGGATCAAAATGATTATGACCTCTATTACACTCAGTATTCCAATGCTGTTATCTGGCCAGCTTTTCACTACCGGCTTGATTTAGTGGATTATCAACGCACTGCCTGGGAAGGGTATTGTCGCGTGAACAAACTGCTGGCGCAGAGGTTGCAACCTTTACTTGAGTCACAGGATATTATCTGGGCGCATGATTACCATCTGATGCCACTGGCCGACGAATTACGAAAACTGGGTAACCAGCAACCTGTCGGGTTCTTTTTGCATATTCCGTTCCCTGCTCCGGAAGTTTTTACCGCATTACCTGATCATCAACAAATTATGCAGATGCTGTGTGCCTATGATTTGCTTGGGTTTCAGACGGAAGGAGATAAACAGTCTTTTCTAAGTTCTCTTGCTCAGCTGACGCCGCTGACACCTACCCCTGACGGGCGATGGCAGGCTTATGGCAAGACGTTCAGTGTCGGGCATTATCCGATTGGTATTGAACCCGAAGCTATCCGACAGTTGGCCAGCGGTCCTTTACCACCAAAGATCGCTGCGATTCGTAATTCTCTGGGAGAAGCAAAAAATATTATTGCCTGTGAACGACTGGATTATTCAAAAGGGCTGCCGGAGCGGTTTCAGGCATATGAAGAGTTTCTGGAGAACTATCCGCAACACCGTGGCAGGATCCGCTTTACTCAGATAGCGCCCACCTCCCGGGGGGAAGTACAGGCCTATCAAAAAATCCGCCAACAACTGGAATCAGAAGCAGGGAGGATCAACGGTAAATATGGCACCTTAAGCTGGACACCTCTTTATTACCTTAATCAGCATTTTGACCGACGGTTGCTGATGAAAATCTTCCGGCTGACAGATATTGCTCTGGTAACACCGTTACGTGATGGCATGAATCTGGTGGCAAAAGAATACGTCGCGGCACAGGATGCTGATGACCCGGGAGTGCTGATACTTTCCCGTTTTGCGGGTGCTGCTGATGAACTAAGTGGTGCATTGATTGTGAACCCTTATGATCGGGGCGAAGTCGCCGCAGCCATAAATCAGGCGACAACTATGCCGCTGGATGAACGCAGGGAAAGATATCAGCAGATGATGTCAGTGTTAACCTTGCAAACGATTGATCGCTGGCGGGACCGCTTTCTGCATGATCTTAAGCAGTTAGCAGATGAGACAAAGTGA
- the dcuC gene encoding C4-dicarboxylate transporter DcuC, which yields MTAFIIAIVITIIAAWLIIKNVQPQTVLLLAGLILLTLTVVLYPDRSILYGKSATTGSVWLDIFAFARESLSTQVAGIGLIIMAAGGFASYMDEIHASDAMVNACIRPLKLIKAPYVILALGYICAQLLHVAISSAAGLAMLLLVTFFPVLVRLGVSKTAAAAMIGMSAFMDLGPAVGTANLAASHAGMEAAVYFARYQMPVAIAVMLAVAVLIYFSARYYDKKAGHQVNTVEVSAERSGDATAGRAPAFYAFLPVFPVILVLVFSPLLIKSVKIDVVTAMIAGTLFAFACELIVTRDLTRCCKGVQAFFKGMGSMFTSIVSLLVCADIYAQGMQKIGAVDYLLSTVQGAGFGFNSMTLVMTLLVGLIAVLTGSGVAAFFSFSGMAPAIAAKFGESAVKILLPMQMMAGMGRAVSPVAGVIIAVSKAGECSPFEIVRRTLIPAIGGALAMLLVNYLLY from the coding sequence ATGACTGCATTTATCATCGCGATTGTTATTACCATTATTGCTGCATGGTTAATTATTAAAAATGTTCAGCCCCAGACCGTGTTGCTGCTGGCAGGGCTGATTTTACTGACACTGACGGTTGTTCTTTATCCGGACCGTTCCATTCTTTATGGCAAGTCTGCCACTACGGGATCCGTATGGCTGGATATTTTTGCCTTCGCCCGTGAATCGCTGTCGACTCAGGTGGCCGGTATTGGACTGATTATCATGGCGGCTGGTGGTTTTGCCAGTTATATGGATGAAATACATGCTTCTGATGCCATGGTAAATGCCTGTATCCGGCCGTTGAAACTGATCAAAGCACCTTATGTCATTTTGGCGCTGGGATATATTTGTGCGCAGTTACTGCATGTGGCAATTTCCAGTGCTGCCGGTCTGGCGATGCTACTGTTGGTGACGTTTTTTCCGGTGCTGGTTCGCCTTGGGGTGAGTAAAACGGCTGCCGCAGCCATGATTGGTATGTCGGCCTTTATGGATCTGGGTCCAGCAGTGGGTACCGCTAATCTGGCAGCCAGCCATGCGGGGATGGAAGCCGCGGTCTATTTCGCCCGTTATCAGATGCCGGTAGCCATCGCGGTTATGCTGGCGGTGGCTGTGCTGATTTATTTCTCTGCCCGCTATTATGATAAAAAGGCCGGACATCAGGTGAATACAGTAGAGGTATCCGCAGAGAGAAGTGGTGATGCCACAGCAGGTCGTGCGCCAGCCTTTTATGCTTTTTTACCGGTGTTTCCGGTGATTCTGGTGCTGGTTTTCAGCCCGTTACTGATTAAATCGGTGAAAATTGACGTGGTCACAGCGATGATTGCCGGGACTTTATTTGCCTTTGCCTGCGAACTGATAGTCACCCGTGATCTGACCCGTTGCTGTAAGGGCGTACAGGCCTTCTTCAAAGGTATGGGCAGTATGTTCACCAGTATTGTCTCGTTACTGGTGTGTGCTGATATCTATGCGCAGGGAATGCAAAAGATTGGGGCCGTAGATTATCTGTTAAGCACCGTACAGGGCGCCGGTTTTGGTTTTAACAGTATGACACTGGTGATGACCTTGCTGGTGGGGTTGATTGCTGTCCTGACCGGTTCTGGTGTTGCTGCCTTTTTCTCATTCTCAGGAATGGCGCCGGCCATTGCGGCTAAATTTGGCGAAAGTGCAGTAAAAATTCTGTTGCCCATGCAAATGATGGCCGGTATGGGCAGGGCAGTATCTCCGGTTGCAGGTGTGATTATTGCGGTCAGTAAAGCCGGTGAGTGTTCACCGTTCGAGATTGTTCGCCGGACGTTGATTCCGGCGATTGGCGGGGCACTGGCAATGCTGCTGGTGAATTACCTGCTGTACTGA
- a CDS encoding MurR/RpiR family transcriptional regulator yields MKEHPLLTLSHYQNGIAQLPVLTESEVRLNEYLQHHFNEIPFHGIVDIAQNAGVSKATIGRFLARLGYTGYAEFRRNVEAALQSQKMDSPFDVATRTPPVSEATAPQIVANFSDAVGRLFTEFQQSLNINSLEEFTALLLDEERHLYVVGPSSSLAMATHFVTLIKYFRTQVTLLSLDSGELPKSLLSVAPGDVLIVFSYYRFNNMALRVAGWFRNRQASVVLITNSESNPYGKYCNQQFILPSETGSVFKSRLIGFAFIELVLHMAFASGAGQGNFAELEELFSYFETFSPGV; encoded by the coding sequence ATGAAGGAACACCCCTTACTGACGCTAAGCCATTATCAGAACGGGATTGCGCAGCTTCCGGTATTAACCGAATCTGAAGTTCGTCTGAATGAATATCTGCAGCACCATTTCAATGAAATTCCGTTTCACGGCATTGTTGATATTGCGCAGAACGCCGGGGTTAGCAAGGCAACCATCGGCCGCTTTCTGGCACGGCTGGGATATACCGGCTATGCGGAGTTTCGTCGTAATGTCGAAGCGGCGTTGCAGTCTCAGAAGATGGACTCCCCTTTTGATGTCGCCACCCGAACCCCGCCAGTATCTGAGGCCACCGCCCCACAGATTGTGGCTAATTTTAGTGATGCTGTTGGCAGACTGTTTACAGAATTTCAGCAGTCGCTGAATATCAACAGCCTGGAAGAATTTACTGCTCTGCTGCTGGACGAAGAACGACATCTGTATGTAGTCGGTCCCTCTTCATCGCTGGCAATGGCTACCCATTTTGTCACCCTGATAAAATACTTTCGCACTCAGGTAACGCTACTGAGTCTCGACAGCGGTGAATTACCGAAATCACTGTTGTCAGTAGCCCCCGGGGATGTGCTGATCGTATTTTCATACTACCGGTTTAACAACATGGCGCTAAGGGTTGCCGGCTGGTTTCGTAACCGCCAGGCCAGCGTGGTCCTGATTACCAACTCAGAATCGAACCCTTACGGTAAGTACTGCAATCAGCAATTTATTCTGCCAAGCGAAACCGGCTCGGTATTTAAGAGCCGGTTGATAGGGTTCGCTTTTATTGAGCTGGTGTTACATATGGCCTTTGCCAGCGGTGCAGGCCAGGGAAATTTTGCTGAGCTGGAAGAATTATTCAGTTACTTTGAAACCTTCTCCCCCGGAGTGTGA
- the motA gene encoding flagellar motor stator protein MotA: protein MLIVLGYIVVIGSVLGGYALVGGEMGALYQPTELLIIGGAGVGAFFVGNNGKSIKKTLKALPLLLRGSKYTKAHYLDLMTLLFQLLSKARQQGVLALEKDIEVPAESELFTLYPRLLSDKMIIDFMTDYLRLIISGNMSAFEIESLMDEEIETYEHESDAPAQSIAAAGDGLPAFGIVAAVMGVVHALASADRPAAELGELIAHAMVGTFLGILLSYDFITPLASVLRQKYAENTKMMQCIKITLLSNMHGYPPQIAVEFGRKVLYSSERPSFTELEDHVRDNKSVNKSSAEADA, encoded by the coding sequence GTGTTAATTGTTCTGGGATATATTGTGGTTATCGGTTCAGTGCTGGGAGGATATGCACTGGTCGGCGGGGAAATGGGTGCCTTGTATCAGCCGACAGAGTTGTTAATAATCGGCGGTGCTGGCGTTGGGGCTTTTTTTGTCGGGAATAACGGTAAGTCGATCAAAAAAACGCTCAAAGCGTTACCGTTATTATTACGTGGCTCAAAGTATACCAAAGCACATTATCTTGATTTGATGACATTGTTATTTCAGTTGTTGTCTAAGGCACGTCAGCAAGGGGTGCTGGCTCTGGAGAAAGATATTGAAGTTCCTGCTGAAAGCGAATTATTTACGCTCTACCCGAGACTTCTGTCTGACAAAATGATTATTGATTTTATGACTGATTATTTGCGGTTGATCATCAGTGGCAATATGAGTGCATTTGAAATCGAATCATTAATGGATGAAGAAATAGAAACCTACGAACATGAAAGCGACGCTCCGGCGCAGAGTATTGCTGCTGCCGGTGACGGATTACCGGCTTTTGGGATTGTCGCTGCGGTGATGGGGGTTGTTCATGCGCTGGCTTCCGCAGATCGTCCGGCGGCTGAGTTGGGCGAATTAATTGCCCATGCGATGGTCGGGACATTCCTGGGGATCCTTTTGTCATATGACTTTATCACACCGCTGGCCTCAGTACTGCGACAGAAATATGCCGAAAATACCAAAATGATGCAGTGTATAAAAATCACCCTGTTATCGAATATGCATGGTTATCCGCCACAGATAGCGGTCGAGTTTGGCCGTAAAGTCCTCTATTCAAGTGAACGGCCTTCATTTACAGAGCTGGAAGATCATGTGCGTGATAACAAGTCAGTGAATAAATCCTCAGCGGAAGCCGACGCATGA
- the msrA gene encoding peptide-methionine (S)-S-oxide reductase MsrA — translation MTIEYAVIAGGCFWCTEAVFKSINGVESVESGYTGGSVENPTYPQVCEGTTGHAEAIRIGFDPAVVGYGDLLDISFATHDPTQLNRQGNDIGTQYRSAIFPATAEQEQEAKAAIQRASEDHTAPIVTTIEPLQTWYPAEDYHQNYWDGEGQRNGYCMAVIPPKLQKLRKRFAAQVKE, via the coding sequence ATGACGATTGAATACGCAGTGATTGCAGGAGGATGTTTCTGGTGTACCGAGGCGGTGTTTAAAAGCATCAATGGCGTTGAATCGGTAGAAAGTGGCTACACCGGCGGTAGCGTCGAAAATCCGACTTATCCTCAGGTTTGTGAAGGTACCACCGGACATGCTGAGGCAATCCGTATTGGCTTTGACCCTGCCGTGGTAGGTTATGGTGATCTGCTGGATATCAGTTTCGCTACCCATGATCCAACCCAGCTCAACCGTCAGGGCAATGATATTGGTACTCAATACCGTTCTGCCATTTTTCCAGCCACAGCGGAACAAGAACAGGAAGCGAAGGCAGCTATTCAGCGTGCCTCAGAAGATCATACAGCGCCGATTGTGACCACCATTGAACCTCTGCAGACCTGGTATCCGGCAGAAGATTACCACCAGAACTACTGGGATGGTGAAGGACAGCGTAACGGATATTGCATGGCTGTGATCCCTCCGAAGTTACAAAAGCTGCGTAAGCGTTTCGCAGCCCAGGTAAAAGAGTAG
- the flhC gene encoding flagellar transcriptional regulator FlhC, translating to MKAHSVIQEGHDIQLATELIRLGARLQLLESETVLSRGRLIRLYKEIKGCPPPKGMLPFSTDWFMTWEHNIHATVFFHAWLFMQKTHLTEGVDALIAAYRLYLEQCPPADEGPLLALTRAWTLIRFVESGMLELSPCRCCHGEFVNHAHQPRGSFICSLCQPPSRAVKKRKLPEESADNSLYVLDEKIKN from the coding sequence ATGAAAGCACACAGCGTTATACAGGAAGGGCATGATATTCAGCTGGCCACTGAACTGATCAGGCTTGGCGCACGGCTGCAATTGCTGGAAAGTGAAACCGTGCTGAGTCGTGGTCGTTTAATCCGGTTATACAAAGAAATTAAAGGCTGCCCGCCACCGAAAGGAATGCTGCCATTTTCCACAGACTGGTTTATGACGTGGGAGCATAATATTCATGCCACGGTTTTTTTTCACGCCTGGTTGTTTATGCAAAAAACTCATTTAACAGAAGGTGTTGACGCGCTGATAGCCGCTTACCGCTTGTATCTTGAACAATGTCCACCCGCTGATGAAGGGCCTTTACTGGCACTGACCCGTGCCTGGACATTAATTCGTTTTGTGGAAAGTGGAATGCTGGAACTCTCTCCCTGTCGCTGCTGCCATGGAGAGTTTGTAAATCATGCCCATCAGCCCAGGGGCAGTTTTATTTGTAGTTTATGCCAGCCTCCTTCAAGGGCAGTTAAAAAACGTAAACTTCCGGAAGAGAGTGCCGATAACAGCTTATATGTGCTGGATGAGAAAATTAAAAACTAA
- a CDS encoding (S)-acetoin forming diacetyl reductase, giving the protein MSSEKKVAVVTGAGQGIGRSVALRLAKDGFRIGSLDFNGDSAQETVNLITKAGGEAVAVIVDVANRDQVFAAVDKVVEKFGRLDVIVNNAGLGPTTPIEDITPEIYHKVFDVNVGGVYWGTQAALKHFKKRTPAKTGDVIGKIINASSQAGQVGNPDLAVYGATKFAVRGITQTAAKDLAKFGVTVNAYCPGIVRTPMMEGIAQKVADENGQSLEWGLQQWAKNVTLGRISEPEDVAACVSYLAGSDSDYMTGQALIIDGGMTFN; this is encoded by the coding sequence ATGAGTTCAGAGAAAAAAGTTGCAGTAGTAACCGGCGCAGGTCAGGGCATTGGCAGATCTGTTGCGTTACGACTGGCAAAAGATGGTTTCAGAATTGGTAGCCTGGATTTCAACGGCGATTCAGCTCAGGAAACCGTTAATCTGATCACTAAAGCAGGTGGCGAAGCTGTCGCGGTAATTGTTGATGTGGCTAACCGCGACCAGGTGTTTGCGGCTGTAGACAAAGTGGTTGAAAAATTCGGTCGTCTGGATGTCATCGTGAATAATGCCGGCCTCGGCCCGACCACACCCATCGAAGATATTACTCCGGAAATCTATCATAAAGTCTTCGATGTTAACGTGGGCGGTGTGTACTGGGGAACTCAGGCAGCACTGAAACACTTTAAGAAAAGAACCCCGGCGAAAACCGGTGATGTCATTGGTAAAATTATCAATGCTTCATCCCAGGCGGGCCAGGTGGGAAATCCGGATCTGGCAGTCTACGGAGCCACCAAATTTGCAGTGCGCGGTATTACTCAGACGGCGGCTAAAGATCTGGCCAAATTTGGTGTCACTGTTAACGCTTACTGCCCGGGAATTGTGCGTACCCCAATGATGGAAGGCATTGCGCAGAAAGTAGCTGACGAAAATGGTCAGTCACTGGAGTGGGGCCTGCAGCAGTGGGCTAAAAATGTGACTCTTGGTCGTATTTCTGAGCCTGAGGATGTCGCAGCATGTGTTTCTTATCTTGCCGGCAGTGATTCAGATTATATGACCGGTCAGGCATTGATCATTGACGGTGGTATGACCTTTAACTAA